One part of the Lycium ferocissimum isolate CSIRO_LF1 chromosome 8, AGI_CSIRO_Lferr_CH_V1, whole genome shotgun sequence genome encodes these proteins:
- the LOC132066604 gene encoding sufE-like protein 2, chloroplastic produces the protein MHCKHSSLPFPLTISSISTKSNPQFPSKKPIFFTSLKNPSTFLTISSTPTKPNPQIYHKNQIFFTSTQYFANGCYSNSTSRAKQTNFSSVSCLIMEEPPLDERLSVVDKVQSLSLEFRSLSEPIDRVKRLLHYASILPPLNESSRLQKNQVFGCTTQVWLEVRIDNKGYMRFRVDSDSEITKGFCSCLIWVLDGAKPEEILSVTAEDLADMNVGLPKKGRSRVNIWHNVLFSMQNRTQDCVQERNRALSLEDLQELVIRPQGSYLESEVSVK, from the coding sequence ATGCACTGCAAACATTCATCTCTTCCATTTCCATTGACAATTTCATCTATATCCACTAAGTCAAATCCTCAATTTCCTTCCAAAAAACCAATCTTTTTTACTTCTCTAAAAAATCCATCTACTTTCTTGACAATTTCATCAACACCCACCAAGCCAAATCCTCAAATTTATcataaaaatcaaatctttttCACTTCTACACAGTATTTCGCAAATGGGTGTTACTCTAATTCAACTTCAAGAGCTAAACAAACAAACTTTTCCTCAGTTTCTTGCTTAATCATGGAAGAACCACCATTGGATGAAAGGTTAAGTGTTGTTGACAAAGTTCAAAGTTTATCTTTGGAATTTAGGTCCTTATCAGAGCCAATTGATAGAGTTAAAAGATTATTACACTATGCAAGTATACTCCCCCCATTAAATGAGTCATCAAGGTTAcaaaaaaaccaagttttcGGGTGTACAACACAGGTTTGGTTAGAAGTTAGGATAGATAATAAGGGTTATATGAGGTTTAGAGTAGATAGTGATTCAGAAATTACAAAAGGGTTTTGTTCTTGCTTGATATGGGTACTTGATGGTGCAAAACCAGAAGAAATTCTAAGTGTTACAGCTGAGGATTTGGCAGACATGAATGTGGGGTTACCTAAAAAAGGACGTTCAAGAGTTAATATTTGGCATAATGTTTTGTTTAGTATGCAAAATAGGACTCAAGATTGTGTTCAGGAGAGGAATAGAGCTTTGTCTTTGGAAGATCTTCAAGAGTTAGTTATTAGGCCTCAAGGAAGTTACCTGGAATCTGAGGTTAGTGTTAAGTAA